From a single Vibrio tubiashii genomic region:
- the luxO gene encoding quorum-sensing sigma-54 dependent transcriptional regulator LuxO — protein sequence MQYNTQAKNSKYLLMVEDTASVAALYRSYLTPLQIDINIVGTGRDAIDSLNFRTPDLILLDLRLPDMTGMDVLHAVKEKNPDVPVIFMTAHGSIDTAVEAMRHGAQDFLIKPCEADRLRVTVNNALRKANKLKNDGDNPGSQGYQGFIGSSQTMQAVYRTIDSAATSKASIFITGESGTGKEVCAEAIHATSKRGDKPFIAINCAAIPKDLIESELFGHVKGAFTGAATDRQGAAELADGGTLFLDELCEMDLDLQTKLLRFIQTGTFQKVGSSKMKSVDVRFVCATNKDPWKEVEEGRFREDLYYRLYVIPLHLPPLRERGDDIIEIAYSLLGFMSKEEGKDFVRLAPEVVDRFSRYEWPGNVRQLQNVLRNVVVLNNGREIDLAMLPPPLNQPSKNEIRVTRPQNETVSVQDIFPLWLTEKNAIEQAIKACDGNIPKAAGYLDVSPSTIYRKLQAWNAKEVQ from the coding sequence ATGCAATATAATACACAAGCAAAAAACTCAAAGTATTTGTTGATGGTTGAAGATACCGCCTCTGTAGCGGCGCTGTATCGTTCTTATCTCACGCCACTTCAAATCGATATCAACATCGTCGGCACTGGCCGAGATGCCATTGATAGCCTCAATTTCAGAACCCCTGACCTTATCCTGCTCGATCTCCGATTACCTGATATGACTGGTATGGACGTCTTGCATGCGGTGAAAGAAAAGAACCCGGATGTGCCCGTCATTTTTATGACTGCGCATGGTTCGATTGATACCGCCGTAGAAGCAATGCGTCATGGCGCGCAAGACTTCCTAATTAAACCCTGTGAAGCTGATCGACTCCGTGTAACGGTTAATAATGCTCTGCGTAAAGCGAACAAGCTGAAAAACGATGGTGATAACCCGGGAAGTCAGGGTTATCAAGGCTTTATCGGCAGTAGTCAAACAATGCAGGCGGTATACAGAACCATAGACTCGGCGGCGACGAGTAAAGCCAGTATTTTTATCACTGGTGAAAGTGGTACAGGTAAAGAAGTATGTGCGGAAGCAATTCACGCCACCAGTAAGCGCGGTGACAAACCGTTTATTGCCATCAACTGTGCTGCCATCCCAAAAGATTTGATTGAAAGTGAGCTATTTGGTCACGTCAAAGGCGCATTTACTGGCGCTGCAACGGATCGCCAAGGCGCGGCGGAGCTTGCTGATGGCGGCACGCTTTTCCTTGATGAGCTGTGTGAAATGGACTTAGATTTGCAAACTAAGCTGTTACGTTTTATTCAAACCGGTACCTTCCAGAAAGTGGGTTCGTCGAAGATGAAGAGCGTGGACGTACGTTTTGTTTGTGCAACCAATAAAGATCCTTGGAAAGAAGTCGAAGAAGGGCGCTTCCGCGAAGATTTGTACTATCGTTTGTATGTTATCCCTCTTCATTTGCCACCTTTGCGTGAGCGCGGTGACGATATTATTGAAATTGCCTATTCACTACTGGGTTTCATGTCTAAGGAAGAGGGTAAAGATTTTGTTCGTTTAGCGCCTGAGGTTGTCGATCGTTTCTCGCGCTACGAATGGCCGGGTAATGTACGTCAGTTGCAAAATGTCTTACGTAATGTGGTGGTGTTAAACAACGGCCGTGAGATTGATTTAGCCATGTTGCCACCACCGCTCAATCAACCATCAAAAAATGAGATTCGAGTGACGAGGCCGCAAAATGAAACAGTCTCAGTACAAGATATATTCCCTTTGTGGCTTACTGAGAAAAATGCCATTGAACAGGCGATAAAAGCGTGTGATGGTAACATACCGAAAGCTGCGGGCTATTTGGATGTAAGCCCATCAACCATTTACAGAAAACTACAAGCGTGGAATGCCAAGGAAGTACAATAG
- the uvrB gene encoding excinuclease ABC subunit UvrB, which produces MSKVFDLVSDYKPSGDQPTAIEQLLDGLDSGLAHQTLLGVTGSGKTFTLANVIASAQRPAILLAPNKTLAAQLYGEMKSFFPNNAVEYFVSYYDYYQPEAYVPTTDTFIEKDASVNAHIEQMRLSATKALLERKDAIIVASVSAIYGLGDPESYLQMMLHIRRGDVMDQRDILRRLAELQYSRNDVAFERGQFRVRGEVIDIFPAESDQDAVRIEMFDDEIDCISVFDPLTGAVKQRDLARYTIYPKTHYVTPRERILDAIEKIKVELEGRKKHLLDNNKLLEEQRISQRTQFDIEMMNELGFCSGIENYSRYLSGRSEGEPPPTLFDYLPHDGLLIIDESHVTVPQIGAMYKGDRSRKETLVEFGFRLPSALDNRPMKFEEFESISPQTIFVSATPGNYELEKSDGEIADQVVRPTGLLDPQLEVRPVATQVDDLLSEIRIRAAKDERVLVTTLTKRMAEDLTEYLTEHDVKVRYLHSDIDTVERVEIIRDLRLGEFDVLVGINLLREGLDMPEVSLVAILDADKEGFLRSERSLIQTIGRAARNVAGKAILYADSITKSMDKAMGETNRRREKQQAYNEKMGIEPQALKRNVKDIMELGDITKSKKQRASKTVPLSKVAEPSQSYDVMTPQQLDKEISKLEAQMYQHAQDLEFELAAQKRDEIDKLRKQFIVNS; this is translated from the coding sequence ATGAGTAAAGTTTTTGATTTAGTGTCTGATTATAAGCCCTCTGGCGATCAGCCTACCGCGATTGAGCAACTGCTTGATGGTCTTGATTCAGGTTTAGCCCACCAAACTTTACTTGGCGTAACTGGTTCAGGAAAAACTTTTACACTTGCCAATGTAATTGCGAGCGCGCAGCGTCCAGCTATTCTACTTGCTCCGAATAAAACGCTAGCGGCTCAGCTTTATGGTGAGATGAAATCTTTCTTCCCTAATAATGCCGTTGAATACTTTGTTTCTTACTACGATTACTACCAGCCTGAAGCTTATGTGCCAACGACTGATACCTTTATTGAGAAAGATGCTTCCGTTAACGCGCATATTGAGCAGATGCGTCTCTCTGCGACCAAAGCCCTGTTAGAACGTAAAGATGCCATTATTGTCGCTTCTGTGTCGGCGATTTATGGTTTGGGTGACCCTGAATCTTATCTGCAAATGATGCTACATATCCGCCGTGGAGATGTGATGGATCAGCGCGATATTCTGCGTCGTCTGGCCGAGCTGCAATATAGCCGTAATGACGTCGCATTTGAGCGCGGCCAGTTCCGCGTGCGTGGCGAAGTGATTGATATTTTTCCGGCTGAATCCGATCAAGACGCGGTGCGTATCGAGATGTTCGATGATGAGATTGATTGTATTAGTGTGTTTGATCCGCTGACAGGAGCAGTCAAACAGCGTGACTTAGCACGTTACACGATTTATCCCAAAACCCACTATGTTACGCCAAGAGAGCGAATTCTTGATGCGATAGAGAAAATTAAAGTGGAGCTTGAAGGGCGCAAGAAGCACCTACTTGATAACAACAAACTGCTTGAAGAGCAGCGTATCTCGCAGCGTACTCAGTTTGACATTGAGATGATGAACGAGCTGGGATTTTGTTCAGGTATCGAAAACTACTCACGCTATCTAAGTGGTCGTAGTGAGGGTGAGCCGCCACCAACCTTGTTTGATTACTTGCCTCACGATGGTTTGCTGATCATTGATGAATCCCACGTTACCGTGCCTCAGATTGGTGCCATGTACAAAGGTGACCGCTCGCGTAAAGAGACGCTGGTGGAGTTTGGTTTCCGTCTGCCTTCGGCACTCGACAATCGACCAATGAAGTTCGAAGAGTTTGAATCTATTTCGCCTCAGACGATATTTGTCTCTGCAACGCCGGGTAACTATGAACTAGAGAAATCGGATGGTGAAATTGCGGATCAAGTTGTTCGTCCTACAGGCTTGCTCGATCCTCAACTTGAAGTGCGTCCGGTCGCCACACAGGTGGATGATCTGCTGTCAGAAATTCGTATTCGCGCTGCTAAAGATGAGCGAGTTCTGGTGACGACGCTAACCAAGAGAATGGCGGAAGATTTAACTGAATACCTCACTGAGCACGATGTTAAGGTTCGCTACCTCCACTCAGATATTGATACGGTGGAAAGGGTCGAAATCATTCGCGACTTGCGTCTTGGTGAATTTGATGTGCTAGTAGGGATCAACTTACTCCGTGAAGGCTTAGATATGCCAGAAGTCTCCTTAGTGGCGATTTTAGACGCTGATAAAGAAGGTTTCTTGCGTTCAGAGCGCTCGCTCATCCAGACGATTGGCCGTGCAGCACGTAATGTGGCGGGTAAAGCGATTCTGTACGCTGACAGCATTACCAAGTCAATGGACAAAGCGATGGGAGAGACCAACCGTCGACGTGAAAAACAGCAAGCTTACAACGAGAAGATGGGCATTGAGCCTCAAGCGCTAAAACGTAATGTTAAAGACATTATGGAGCTAGGTGACATTACCAAGAGTAAGAAGCAGCGCGCTAGCAAGACTGTCCCATTGTCTAAAGTGGCTGAGCCTTCGCAGAGCTATGATGTGATGACGCCTCAACAACTTGATAAAGAGATTAGCAAACTAGAAGCGCAGATGTATCAACATGCCCAAGACTTAGAGTTTGAACTTGCAGCGCAGAAGAGGGATGAGATAGATAAGCTTCGCAAGCAGTTTATTGTTAATAGCTAA
- a CDS encoding UTRA domain-containing protein — protein sequence MRVVATSQSRTQLGKIKASLREQIDSGFMSEGQKLPSERELSELFSTTRITIKDALVSLETEGLIYREERRGWYVSPERICYNPLSRSHFHQMIRQQDRIAETKLVSVRSEMAAGEYAQALDIDQITPIHVIERLRYIDGRAVLFVENVLKATLFTDILSENLTMSLTGIYQDKYGYETKRSRFDVIPTSAPAHVAKALNLAEGQPVLKICRVNYKQDGELMDCELEYWRPDAVMIRIDSVG from the coding sequence ATGAGAGTAGTGGCAACTAGCCAATCCAGAACTCAGCTTGGAAAAATTAAAGCGAGCTTAAGAGAGCAGATTGATTCGGGATTCATGTCTGAGGGACAAAAGCTTCCTTCAGAAAGAGAGCTTAGTGAGCTGTTCTCGACAACCCGAATTACGATTAAAGATGCATTAGTTTCTTTGGAAACGGAGGGATTAATCTATCGCGAGGAGCGTCGCGGTTGGTATGTGTCACCAGAGCGCATTTGCTACAACCCGTTATCACGCTCGCACTTCCATCAAATGATTCGCCAGCAAGATCGCATTGCAGAAACCAAACTGGTCAGTGTTCGCAGTGAGATGGCAGCAGGTGAATATGCCCAAGCATTAGACATCGATCAGATCACCCCGATTCACGTTATTGAACGCCTTCGATACATAGATGGTCGAGCCGTTCTATTTGTTGAGAACGTATTAAAGGCGACTTTGTTCACTGATATTTTGTCGGAAAACTTAACCATGTCGCTTACCGGTATTTACCAAGATAAGTACGGTTATGAAACCAAGCGTTCTCGTTTTGATGTAATTCCAACGTCTGCGCCTGCTCATGTTGCTAAAGCACTGAACTTAGCGGAAGGGCAGCCCGTATTGAAAATATGCCGAGTCAACTATAAACAAGATGGCGAGCTAATGGATTGTGAGTTGGAATATTGGCGCCCCGATGCAGTAATGATACGCATCGACAGTGTGGGGTAG
- a CDS encoding ABC transporter substrate-binding protein, whose product MKTLLSCSTTFSVKKIAPAALMVATLSMPAMANDADLETLIKAAQKEGAVYSVGMPDSWANWKDTWVDLKSNYGLKHQDTDMSSAQEIAKFEAEKKNATADIGDVGFAFARVAVKKGVTQPYKPTTWSDIPDWAKDKEGHWALAYTGTISFIANNNLVKDAPKSWDDLLKGDYKVTVGDVGVAAQANNAILAAAFANGGDESNLKPAIKFFAQLAKQGRLSFTDPNIANLEKGEVEVAIMWDFNALNYRDKIDRERFTVNIPQDGSVISGYTTIINKYAKNPNAAKLAREYIFSDQGQINLAEGYARPIRSNITLPKSVQAKLIANDQYSNVHPVTDFSAWEKSARKLPRQWQENVLIHQQ is encoded by the coding sequence ATGAAAACTTTGCTAAGTTGTTCAACTACTTTTTCTGTAAAGAAAATCGCGCCAGCAGCACTGATGGTCGCAACACTGTCAATGCCAGCAATGGCCAATGACGCAGACCTAGAAACACTGATTAAAGCCGCGCAAAAAGAAGGCGCCGTTTACAGCGTAGGTATGCCAGACAGTTGGGCAAACTGGAAAGATACTTGGGTAGACCTGAAATCAAACTACGGTTTAAAGCACCAAGATACCGACATGAGCTCAGCACAAGAGATTGCTAAGTTCGAAGCAGAGAAGAAAAACGCCACAGCAGATATTGGTGACGTAGGTTTCGCCTTTGCACGAGTTGCTGTAAAGAAAGGCGTTACGCAACCATACAAACCAACAACGTGGAGCGATATTCCAGACTGGGCTAAAGATAAAGAGGGTCACTGGGCTTTAGCTTACACTGGCACCATTTCGTTTATCGCCAACAACAATCTTGTTAAAGACGCACCTAAATCTTGGGATGATCTACTAAAAGGTGATTACAAAGTTACCGTTGGAGACGTTGGTGTTGCTGCACAAGCAAACAATGCCATTCTTGCCGCCGCTTTCGCTAATGGCGGTGACGAATCGAACCTAAAGCCAGCCATCAAGTTTTTTGCTCAACTGGCAAAACAAGGTCGTTTGTCGTTCACCGATCCCAATATAGCTAACCTAGAGAAAGGTGAAGTTGAAGTCGCGATTATGTGGGACTTCAACGCACTTAACTACCGCGATAAGATCGACCGCGAGCGCTTTACCGTCAATATTCCGCAAGATGGCTCTGTGATTTCTGGTTACACCACCATCATCAACAAGTACGCGAAAAACCCAAATGCAGCCAAACTGGCTCGTGAGTACATCTTTAGTGACCAAGGCCAAATCAATCTTGCTGAAGGCTATGCGCGCCCAATTCGCAGCAACATTACCCTACCAAAATCAGTTCAAGCCAAACTGATTGCCAACGACCAGTACAGCAATGTGCACCCAGTAACAGACTTCTCTGCATGGGAAAAATCAGCTCGTAAGCTACCACGTCAGTGGCAAGAAAACGTATTAATCCACCAGCAATAA
- a CDS encoding alkaline phosphatase family protein, which produces MSNKVILVVLDGLNYQVARDCMGYLNGLLEQPHPNPAMRASLYPVQSELPSMSRPLYECILTGIRPVESGIVNNDIVRLSNHESIFSLAKAQGKVTAAAAYHWVSELYNRAPFNPVTDRFTHDESLNIQHGCFYHWDHYPDEALFLDAEHLRRTYQPDFLLIHPMNIDDMGHKHGLDSRQYRNSARGADIILSNYIENWLADGYQVLITSDHGMNNDLSHGGILPEEREVPLFVIGDLFTHQECHVKQTDLCGLVCQLLNLDHTKPYTQELLAL; this is translated from the coding sequence ATGAGCAATAAGGTTATCCTTGTTGTTTTAGATGGACTTAACTATCAGGTAGCCCGTGACTGCATGGGCTACCTAAATGGTCTTCTAGAACAACCCCATCCGAATCCAGCGATGCGCGCATCACTTTACCCAGTCCAAAGTGAGTTACCGTCGATGTCTCGCCCATTGTATGAGTGCATTCTAACTGGTATTCGCCCGGTAGAAAGTGGCATCGTCAACAATGATATCGTGCGCTTATCAAACCATGAATCCATCTTCAGCTTGGCGAAGGCACAAGGTAAAGTGACAGCCGCTGCCGCTTATCACTGGGTGAGTGAACTCTATAATCGAGCGCCGTTTAATCCAGTCACCGATCGCTTTACTCATGATGAATCACTCAATATCCAGCATGGCTGCTTCTACCACTGGGACCACTACCCAGACGAAGCACTATTTTTAGATGCAGAGCATTTACGTCGTACTTATCAACCCGACTTTCTGCTGATTCACCCAATGAACATCGATGATATGGGCCACAAGCACGGGCTAGATTCTCGCCAGTATCGCAATAGTGCTCGCGGTGCGGACATTATTCTTTCCAATTACATTGAGAATTGGTTAGCAGACGGCTACCAAGTTTTGATCACCAGTGACCATGGCATGAACAACGATCTCTCTCATGGGGGCATATTGCCTGAAGAGCGCGAAGTGCCTCTGTTTGTGATTGGCGATCTGTTTACTCATCAAGAATGTCACGTTAAGCAAACCGACCTTTGCGGACTTGTTTGCCAACTATTAAACCTTGACCACACTAAGCCTTACACTCAGGAATTGTTAGCCTTATGA
- a CDS encoding ABC transporter permease, with protein MSSSVLTPSSSQSNSAKPKSMQWLSRYKPALWLAPFALFFYLFQLAPMIWVLINSFIYDDEFAFDNYLEVLDSAFMMQAFGNSLWLAVWSSVVGLAIATLLVSSLRRVDSKIRDGVIAFTNMSSNFAGVPLSFAFIIILGTNGAITLLLKQYGLLGDFDLYGKWGLLAIYIYFQIPLAVLLLYPAFDALSDDWQAAAALLGARTSQYWTKVALPVLSPALFGTFIILVANAIGAYASVYALTSGNYNVITIRIASLVSGDLFLEPNLAAAISVILMALLAFITVINQWLISKSYAGRK; from the coding sequence ATGAGCAGTTCTGTTCTCACTCCGAGTTCGAGCCAATCGAACTCCGCAAAACCGAAATCAATGCAATGGCTGAGTCGCTATAAGCCAGCTCTTTGGTTGGCACCTTTCGCACTGTTTTTCTATCTGTTTCAGCTAGCCCCAATGATTTGGGTCTTGATCAATAGTTTTATCTATGACGATGAGTTTGCTTTCGATAACTACCTGGAAGTGCTCGACTCAGCATTTATGATGCAGGCATTTGGCAACAGCTTATGGTTAGCAGTTTGGTCAAGCGTTGTTGGGCTCGCGATTGCGACCTTATTGGTTTCTTCATTGCGCCGCGTTGACAGTAAAATCCGCGATGGTGTTATTGCCTTTACTAACATGAGCAGCAACTTTGCTGGCGTACCACTCTCCTTTGCTTTCATCATTATCTTGGGGACAAACGGAGCCATTACCTTGCTGCTCAAACAATACGGTTTGCTGGGTGATTTTGACTTATATGGAAAGTGGGGCTTACTGGCGATTTATATCTATTTTCAGATCCCACTCGCGGTGTTACTCCTCTATCCTGCGTTTGATGCATTAAGTGATGATTGGCAAGCCGCCGCTGCACTGCTTGGGGCACGCACCTCACAGTATTGGACAAAGGTCGCTCTGCCTGTCCTTTCCCCCGCCTTATTTGGCACCTTTATCATCCTTGTCGCCAACGCGATTGGTGCCTACGCCAGTGTGTACGCGTTAACGTCGGGCAACTACAACGTTATTACCATTCGTATCGCAAGCTTGGTATCCGGTGACTTGTTCCTTGAGCCAAATCTAGCCGCCGCCATTTCCGTGATTCTTATGGCTCTGCTTGCCTTTATCACCGTCATCAACCAATGGCTTATTTCAAAAAGCTACGCAGGTAGGAAGTAA
- a CDS encoding ABC transporter permease has translation MQNVNTRFHKSVVYTIVGIMLIPILATLVYSLSSRWGATILPDGFTFDWYIKLLTDPRFLQAFGRSLFICIAALALSVVLILPAIFVVFYYFPKLDKLMNIMILLPFAVPPVVSSVGLLQLYADSDISLIGTPWILIGTYFTIALPFMYRAISNSFEAINLHDLMDAAHLLGASTSKAFLLIILPNLKKGLMASLFLSFSFLLGEFVFANILVGTRYETLQIYLYNMRQTSGHFTSALVMTYFLFIFLLTWMASRFSRGVK, from the coding sequence ATGCAAAACGTGAATACTCGATTCCATAAATCTGTGGTTTACACCATTGTAGGTATCATGTTGATTCCTATTTTGGCGACCTTAGTTTACTCGCTCTCATCACGTTGGGGCGCAACCATTCTGCCAGACGGGTTTACTTTTGATTGGTACATCAAGCTGCTGACTGACCCTCGCTTCTTGCAAGCCTTTGGGCGTTCATTGTTTATCTGTATCGCCGCGCTAGCGTTAAGCGTTGTTTTGATACTCCCGGCAATATTTGTGGTGTTTTATTATTTCCCTAAGCTCGACAAGCTAATGAATATCATGATTTTGCTACCTTTTGCTGTGCCACCAGTGGTCTCCTCTGTGGGCTTACTCCAGCTCTATGCCGATAGCGACATTTCGCTGATCGGAACCCCGTGGATTTTGATTGGTACTTACTTCACTATCGCACTGCCATTTATGTATCGCGCGATCTCGAACAGCTTCGAAGCAATTAATCTGCATGACTTAATGGATGCAGCCCACCTACTAGGCGCAAGTACAAGCAAAGCATTCCTATTGATCATATTGCCAAATTTGAAGAAAGGCTTAATGGCTTCGCTGTTCCTTTCATTCTCGTTCTTACTGGGGGAATTTGTGTTCGCCAACATCTTGGTCGGTACTCGTTATGAAACCCTACAAATTTACTTGTACAACATGCGTCAAACCAGTGGTCACTTTACTTCCGCATTAGTCATGACCTATTTCCTATTTATTTTCTTACTGACTTGGATGGCAAGTCGTTTCAGCCGAGGAGTCAAATAA
- a CDS encoding ABC transporter ATP-binding protein, which yields MSYVTANNLTKRFGDNTVFEQIQFTIEQGEFITLLGPSGCGKSTLLRSLAGLNPVDGGEIWVNGEDITHQVPQERGIGMVFQSYALFPNMTVEGNIAFGLKMKKLSIDEIQREVAKVIQLVELKGKEKHYPHQLSGGQRQRVALARALVVKPRILLLDEPLSALDAKIRKHLRQQIRDIQKEMNLTTIFVTHDQEEAMIMSDRIFLMNKGEIVQAGTPEEIYTHPANEFVASFMGHYNLVDANKAKQLFNIDTEWKVAVRPESIYVKEQGRKYGSHISAPQTGTIKNHQLLGNVIRYQVEVDECELTVDLLNRSSERLLANGNQLELLFNLNEIQPVRA from the coding sequence ATGAGTTACGTAACCGCGAATAACCTGACCAAGCGCTTTGGTGATAACACGGTTTTTGAACAGATTCAGTTCACCATTGAGCAAGGTGAATTCATCACTTTGTTGGGCCCAAGTGGCTGCGGTAAGTCGACCCTACTGCGCAGTCTTGCCGGGCTAAATCCTGTGGATGGCGGCGAAATTTGGGTTAATGGTGAGGACATCACTCACCAAGTGCCACAAGAACGTGGCATTGGCATGGTGTTTCAGTCTTACGCATTGTTTCCCAACATGACGGTTGAAGGCAATATCGCGTTCGGCTTAAAGATGAAGAAGCTCAGCATTGATGAGATTCAGCGCGAGGTGGCTAAGGTTATCCAACTGGTTGAGTTAAAGGGCAAAGAAAAGCACTACCCTCATCAGCTTTCTGGCGGACAACGTCAACGTGTTGCACTCGCGCGTGCTTTAGTCGTCAAGCCACGTATTTTGCTCCTTGATGAACCGCTCTCTGCACTCGATGCTAAGATCCGTAAACATCTTCGTCAGCAAATTCGTGATATTCAAAAAGAGATGAATCTAACCACTATTTTCGTTACTCACGACCAAGAGGAAGCGATGATCATGTCGGATCGGATCTTCTTGATGAACAAAGGCGAGATTGTACAAGCAGGGACACCGGAAGAGATTTACACTCATCCTGCCAACGAGTTTGTGGCAAGCTTTATGGGGCATTACAACTTGGTCGACGCCAATAAAGCGAAGCAGCTATTCAACATAGACACGGAGTGGAAAGTCGCCGTTCGACCTGAGTCAATTTACGTCAAAGAACAAGGCCGAAAATACGGTAGCCATATCTCTGCGCCACAAACCGGCACAATCAAGAACCACCAGTTGCTTGGCAATGTTATCCGCTACCAAGTGGAAGTTGATGAGTGTGAGCTCACCGTTGATCTACTCAATCGTTCATCAGAGCGTTTACTCGCCAACGGCAACCAACTAGAACTGCTGTTTAACCTAAATGAAATTCAACCTGTGAGAGCCTAA
- a CDS encoding HAD family hydrolase has translation MSKPLYVFDLDETLINADCAMIWNEFLVDKGIATEPNFIDEDRRLMSLYAEGKLDMQDYLTFSMAPLADMPVEQVKLLVEECVKTRILDKQFPQSKPLIEQLSRDGIDMLIISASVTFLVEAVGRQLGIHTALGIDLVSKADHYTAKILGVPSYREGKVTRLKQWLEEGSESYSELHFYTDSINDLPLCEYADYAYLVNPCPRLKAHANQPNWTILNWG, from the coding sequence ATGTCTAAACCTTTGTACGTATTCGATCTAGACGAGACCTTAATCAATGCTGATTGTGCAATGATTTGGAATGAGTTTCTGGTTGACAAAGGTATCGCGACTGAGCCGAACTTCATCGATGAAGACAGACGTTTAATGAGTTTGTATGCCGAAGGTAAGTTAGATATGCAAGACTACTTAACCTTCTCTATGGCACCATTAGCGGATATGCCTGTAGAACAAGTGAAGTTGCTGGTAGAAGAGTGTGTAAAAACTCGCATTCTAGATAAACAGTTCCCTCAATCTAAACCCTTAATCGAGCAACTCTCTCGTGATGGTATTGATATGCTAATTATCTCTGCCAGTGTGACTTTCTTGGTTGAAGCGGTGGGGCGTCAGCTAGGCATTCACACCGCACTTGGTATCGATCTCGTTTCAAAGGCCGATCATTACACCGCCAAGATACTAGGTGTACCAAGTTATCGTGAAGGCAAAGTCACTCGCTTAAAGCAGTGGTTAGAAGAAGGTTCAGAGTCGTATTCTGAACTGCACTTCTACACTGACTCAATCAATGACTTGCCACTGTGCGAGTACGCTGATTACGCTTATTTGGTCAATCCATGCCCTCGTTTGAAAGCACACGCGAACCAACCAAATTGGACCATACTTAATTGGGGTTAA
- the rsxA gene encoding electron transport complex subunit RsxA: MTEYLLLLVGTVLVNNFVLVKFLGLCPFMGVSKKLETAIGMGLATTFVLTLASVCAYLVENYILDPLNLQYLRTMSFILVIAVVVQFTEMVVHKTSPTLYRLLGIFLPLITTNCAVLGVALLNINENHNFIESIIYGFGAAVGFSLVLVLFASMRERLAAADVPMPFKGASIAMITAGLMSLAFMGFTGLVKL, from the coding sequence ATGACCGAATATCTTTTGTTGTTGGTCGGCACTGTGCTGGTCAACAACTTTGTACTGGTGAAGTTTCTGGGCTTATGTCCATTTATGGGTGTTTCTAAAAAACTAGAAACCGCTATCGGAATGGGGTTAGCGACAACGTTCGTTTTGACCTTAGCATCCGTGTGCGCGTATCTCGTAGAGAATTACATTTTAGATCCACTCAACCTGCAATATTTGCGCACCATGAGTTTTATTCTGGTGATCGCGGTTGTGGTTCAATTTACGGAGATGGTCGTACATAAAACTAGCCCGACTCTGTATCGCCTATTAGGTATTTTCCTTCCTCTGATCACCACTAACTGTGCGGTTCTGGGTGTAGCGCTACTTAACATTAACGAAAACCATAACTTTATCGAATCGATCATCTATGGTTTCGGTGCGGCGGTTGGCTTTTCATTGGTACTGGTGTTGTTTGCCTCTATGCGCGAACGCCTTGCCGCTGCTGACGTCCCTATGCCATTCAAAGGCGCATCAATTGCGATGATTACCGCTGGATTAATGTCTCTAGCATTCATGGGCTTTACTGGTTTGGTGAAACTGTAA
- the rsxB gene encoding electron transport complex subunit RsxB, translating to MSSIVIAIIAIAVLAAIFGAILGFASIRFKVEADPIVDQIDSILPQTQCGQCGYPGCRPYAEAIANGDEINKCPPGGQATIEKLADLMGVEATDSAHDLENAVKTVAFIHEDMCIGCTKCIQACPVDAIVGGTKALHTVIKDECTGCDLCVAPCPTDCIEMIPVETTTASWKWQMDAIPVVDITDSAAKQNSGS from the coding sequence ATGAGCTCAATAGTAATCGCAATAATCGCCATCGCGGTTCTCGCCGCTATTTTCGGTGCGATCCTTGGTTTCGCTTCGATTCGCTTTAAAGTTGAGGCGGATCCTATTGTTGATCAAATAGACAGCATTCTACCGCAAACCCAATGTGGTCAGTGTGGCTACCCCGGATGCCGACCATACGCTGAGGCTATCGCCAATGGTGATGAAATCAACAAATGTCCTCCGGGTGGTCAGGCAACAATAGAAAAGCTTGCGGACCTAATGGGAGTCGAAGCAACCGACTCGGCACACGACCTTGAAAACGCAGTAAAAACCGTCGCATTTATCCACGAAGATATGTGTATTGGCTGTACTAAGTGTATTCAAGCCTGTCCAGTAGACGCCATTGTGGGTGGGACAAAAGCACTTCATACCGTGATTAAGGACGAATGTACTGGGTGTGATTTATGTGTTGCTCCTTGCCCAACAGACTGTATTGAAATGATTCCTGTAGAAACCACTACAGCGAGCTGGAAGTGGCAGATGGACGCCATTCCTGTTGTTGATATTACCGATTCTGCGGCCAAGCAGAACAGCGGGAGTTAA